In Saccharothrix violaceirubra, the following are encoded in one genomic region:
- a CDS encoding MerR family transcriptional regulator: MRASCPMIDEYDEPLSHDGRVDAWVPVWTAGQVAARLGVTESTLRSWHRRYGLEPRAKGSGAHRRYSHDDVTLLGRLRELVDGGMRPSVAAGLLNEMPVLREVQQSVVEAAKRLDTSTCVEVLTRTLHRWGVVRTWDRVCRPSLTSIERAQATDPDRVDEEHALSWSVTTALHRVRQPWAQARVLLACAPGEHHSLPVEALAAALAESDVPARVLGAAMPQAALVRAVTSTRPQAVLLWSHRPDLAHHRAAEAVAAAGPRLVVAGPGWGVPHPGWVHPGSLSSAVMVLGEAHRTTDSPRPVPRG, encoded by the coding sequence ATGCGGGCGTCCTGTCCGATGATCGACGAGTACGACGAGCCGCTGTCGCACGACGGCCGGGTGGACGCCTGGGTGCCGGTGTGGACCGCCGGTCAGGTCGCGGCCCGCCTGGGCGTCACGGAGTCGACCTTGCGCAGTTGGCACCGCCGCTACGGGTTGGAGCCGCGCGCGAAGGGGTCCGGCGCACACCGTCGCTACAGCCACGACGACGTGACGCTCCTGGGCAGGTTGCGAGAGTTGGTCGACGGGGGCATGCGGCCGTCGGTCGCGGCCGGACTGCTCAACGAGATGCCGGTGCTGCGGGAAGTGCAGCAGTCCGTTGTGGAAGCGGCGAAGCGGCTGGACACCTCGACGTGCGTCGAGGTGCTGACGCGGACCCTGCACCGTTGGGGGGTCGTGCGGACGTGGGACCGGGTGTGCCGGCCGTCGCTGACCTCGATCGAACGGGCCCAGGCGACGGACCCGGACCGCGTCGACGAGGAACACGCCCTGTCGTGGTCGGTGACCACGGCCCTGCACCGCGTCCGGCAACCCTGGGCGCAGGCGCGCGTCCTTCTCGCCTGCGCACCCGGTGAGCACCACTCGCTGCCGGTGGAGGCATTGGCGGCGGCACTGGCCGAGAGCGATGTCCCGGCCCGGGTGCTGGGCGCGGCGATGCCGCAGGCGGCCCTGGTGCGGGCGGTCACCTCCACCCGGCCGCAGGCTGTGCTGCTGTGGTCGCACCGGCCCGATCTGGCCCACCACCGCGCCGCCGAAGCCGTCGCCGCCGCCGGGCCACGCCTCGTCGTGGCCGGACCGGGCTGGGGAGTCCCCCATCCGGGATGGGTACACCCGGGGTCGCTGTCCAGTGCGGTCATGGTGCTCGGAGAGGCCCACCGGACGACCGATTCCCCGAGACCGGTCCCACGCGGATGA